In a genomic window of Verrucomicrobiia bacterium:
- a CDS encoding SRPBCC family protein: MLINILIGVAVLIVVFIIVVATRPDSFRVTRSTVVSAPAAVVFAQVNDLHKWEAWNPWGKLDPACKMTYEGPPVGTGAGYTWAGNNKVGEGHMTITESCPNELIRFNLEFLKPFKANNTAEFTFKPDGNQTTVAWSMAGKRNFVFKAFGLFVDCDKMVGRDFEKGLADLKSVAEALKRK; the protein is encoded by the coding sequence ATGCTCATAAACATACTCATTGGCGTTGCCGTACTCATTGTTGTGTTTATCATCGTTGTAGCCACGCGGCCCGACAGCTTTCGTGTTACGCGGTCAACCGTCGTCTCCGCCCCCGCGGCGGTCGTGTTTGCGCAGGTGAATGATCTCCACAAGTGGGAGGCATGGAACCCATGGGGAAAGCTCGATCCCGCATGTAAAATGACGTACGAGGGCCCGCCGGTGGGAACCGGGGCCGGTTATACCTGGGCCGGCAATAACAAGGTCGGCGAAGGGCACATGACCATCACGGAGAGCTGTCCGAATGAACTCATTCGGTTCAACCTTGAATTCCTAAAGCCCTTCAAGGCCAACAACACTGCGGAGTTCACCTTCAAACCTGACGGTAATCAAACCACCGTGGCTTGGAGCATGGCTGGTAAAAGGAATTTCGTGTTCAAAGCGTTTGGACTGTTTGTGGACTGCGACAAAATGGTCGGACGCGATTTTGAAAAAGGCCTTGCGGACCTGAAATCGGTGGCGGAAGCCCTTAAACGGAAGTAG
- a CDS encoding DoxX family protein codes for MKIAIIIVRILMGLMFLFASIVVLFNLMPHPEMKGNAKLFMDGIMATGYFMTLLKVTELVCGVAFVAGRFVPLATVVIFPITLNILLYHAFVAPEGLPVAIPLMLANLFLAYACRKNYKTLLAARIA; via the coding sequence ATGAAAATCGCAATCATCATTGTCCGCATTTTGATGGGGCTGATGTTCCTGTTTGCTTCCATCGTCGTCCTTTTCAACCTCATGCCGCACCCGGAAATGAAGGGCAATGCCAAGCTATTCATGGACGGCATCATGGCGACGGGTTATTTCATGACGCTGCTGAAGGTCACCGAGCTGGTTTGCGGCGTCGCCTTTGTGGCGGGCCGCTTTGTTCCGCTGGCCACCGTGGTAATTTTTCCCATCACCTTGAACATCCTGCTTTACCACGCGTTTGTGGCCCCGGAAGGCCTGCCCGTGGCGATACCGTTGATGCTGGCGAATTTATTTCTGGCCTATGCCTGCCGGAAAAACTACAAAACGTTGCTGGCCGCAAGAATTGCCTGA
- a CDS encoding SRPBCC domain-containing protein, with amino-acid sequence MSEKNNPTAESSTQEFVITRIFDAPRELVWKAWTERERLMEWFGPKGFTMSTAKMDFRPGGSFHYCLRSPDGKEMWGKFVYREIVAPERIVLVNSFSDAAGGLTRHPMSPTWPLEMLSTTTFVERGGKTTLTIKWKPLNPTEEERKTFDRAHGGMTQGWTGTFEQLAEYLAKG; translated from the coding sequence ATGAGCGAAAAGAATAACCCTACGGCGGAATCATCGACACAGGAGTTCGTCATCACGCGGATCTTCGATGCGCCGCGCGAGCTGGTGTGGAAGGCCTGGACGGAGCGCGAGCGACTGATGGAATGGTTTGGGCCAAAAGGTTTCACGATGTCCACCGCCAAAATGGATTTTCGTCCGGGCGGAAGTTTTCACTATTGCCTGCGATCCCCTGATGGCAAAGAGATGTGGGGCAAGTTTGTCTATCGCGAGATCGTCGCACCGGAGCGAATTGTTTTGGTCAATTCGTTCTCGGATGCGGCGGGTGGCTTGACCCGACATCCCATGAGTCCGACCTGGCCGTTGGAAATGCTCTCCACGACGACCTTCGTTGAGCGAGGAGGCAAGACGACGCTCACCATAAAATGGAAGCCACTGAACCCGACGGAAGAGGAACGCAAGACCTTCGACAGGGCACATGGCGGCATGACGCAGGGTTGGACGGGCACCTTTGAACAGCTTGCCGAATACCTGGCAAAAGGATAA
- a CDS encoding metalloregulator ArsR/SmtB family transcription factor has translation MARLATTSDVFNAVAEPQRRRILNLLTRGERPVNFIAVSLRYKQPQVSKHLRVLREVGLVSVRGAGQQRLYKLNGKRLKPIHDWAKTFETFWNESFDRLDDYLNRLQAKEKSHERKE, from the coding sequence GTGGCACGGCTGGCGACGACTTCGGATGTGTTCAATGCGGTGGCGGAACCACAGCGGCGGCGGATCCTCAATTTGCTTACGCGCGGGGAACGGCCGGTGAACTTCATTGCCGTCTCGTTGCGCTACAAACAGCCGCAGGTCTCCAAACACTTGCGCGTCCTGCGAGAGGTGGGACTCGTCAGCGTGCGCGGGGCCGGACAACAACGGCTGTACAAACTCAACGGCAAGCGATTGAAGCCTATCCACGATTGGGCCAAGACATTCGAGACTTTCTGGAACGAAAGCTTCGATCGCCTGGATGATTACCTGAACAGATTGCAAGCAAAGGAGAAGTCGCATGAGCGAAAAGAATAA
- a CDS encoding YdcF family protein, whose translation MNDKIRRFVGRVARTLDVIAALVVLLLIVLAVSGPPRGIVDWLEMPELAPQETPRNIVVLGGGGIPSGSTLLRTYYAAQYGKNLTGTTFVVSLPADGNPETSSVGRMQDELVLRGVPSSAIRMEYRGLNTHEQAVNVQRLLGPEALGQPILIVTSGYHMRRAVSCFRKLGFTKVSGLLASDIGAEAEIGPWGWLRYGVWSHLEREIRISRELAALATYRLEGWI comes from the coding sequence TTGAACGATAAGATTCGACGGTTTGTGGGTCGGGTTGCGCGCACCCTTGATGTCATCGCGGCACTGGTTGTCCTGCTGCTGATCGTCCTGGCGGTGTCCGGTCCGCCACGGGGTATTGTGGACTGGTTGGAAATGCCCGAACTCGCGCCGCAGGAAACGCCGCGCAATATTGTGGTTCTGGGAGGTGGCGGCATCCCGAGCGGTTCCACTTTGTTACGCACATATTATGCGGCGCAATATGGGAAGAACCTGACGGGCACAACTTTCGTGGTCTCGCTGCCGGCCGACGGCAATCCAGAAACGAGTAGTGTGGGACGAATGCAGGATGAGCTGGTATTGCGGGGAGTCCCTTCGTCGGCGATCCGCATGGAATATCGCGGGTTAAACACCCACGAGCAGGCGGTCAACGTTCAACGCCTGCTCGGTCCCGAAGCGCTTGGCCAGCCGATCTTGATCGTCACTTCGGGATACCACATGCGGCGGGCGGTCTCGTGTTTCCGCAAACTGGGATTCACCAAGGTCTCGGGCCTGTTGGCTTCCGATATTGGGGCGGAAGCGGAGATTGGCCCCTGGGGCTGGTTGCGTTACGGGGTGTGGTCGCATCTGGAGCGGGAGATTCGCATTTCCAGGGAGTTGGCGGCCCTGGCGACGTACAGACTTGAAGGCTGGATTTAG
- a CDS encoding glycosyltransferase family 2 protein encodes MTTHWVTVFFVSAGAIVYSYAIYPLLLALVPVRRREQVPEPAEWPSISVVISVYNEEKHIVQRIENLLALDYPRDRLEILIGSDGSTDRTNELVRRFSDPRVQLYEFGQRSGKPSVLNRLIPQTRGELLAFSDANALFAPDALHKLARHFRDTHIGGVCGRLQFHGEKSETNEGPYWKLETYLKTRESVLDSCLGANGAIYAIRKSCWPDIPDNTFVDDFVIGMRVREQGARVVYDREAVATEELPQSVSHEMTRRIRIGAGDFQALFLCWRSLLPWRGFHSVAFWSHKVLRWLSPFFMAAALIANIALLPRPLFTVLMALQLAFYALAAVGMLRTGRKIVLFSAPHYFVTINLALLLGFFRFITGTQQAAWKRTAR; translated from the coding sequence TCCCGAACCCGCCGAATGGCCGTCAATCTCGGTCGTGATCAGCGTGTACAACGAGGAAAAGCACATCGTCCAGCGCATCGAAAACCTGCTGGCGCTCGACTATCCACGCGACAGGCTCGAGATTCTGATTGGCTCGGACGGTTCGACCGACCGCACGAACGAACTGGTGCGCCGGTTCAGCGACCCACGCGTGCAGTTGTACGAATTCGGGCAACGCAGTGGAAAGCCGAGTGTGTTGAACCGGCTCATCCCACAAACGCGCGGCGAGTTGCTTGCGTTCAGTGATGCGAATGCCCTGTTTGCGCCCGATGCGCTACACAAACTCGCCCGACATTTCCGCGACACGCATATCGGCGGCGTCTGCGGGCGGTTGCAGTTCCACGGGGAGAAGAGTGAGACCAACGAAGGCCCCTACTGGAAACTGGAGACGTATCTGAAAACGCGCGAGAGTGTGCTCGACTCGTGCCTCGGCGCAAACGGAGCCATCTACGCGATCCGCAAGTCGTGCTGGCCCGACATTCCTGACAATACTTTTGTAGACGACTTCGTCATTGGCATGCGCGTGCGCGAACAGGGAGCCCGGGTGGTCTACGACCGTGAGGCTGTAGCCACGGAAGAACTGCCGCAATCGGTCAGCCACGAAATGACGCGGCGCATCCGTATCGGCGCGGGTGATTTCCAGGCCCTGTTCCTCTGCTGGCGCTCGCTGCTCCCCTGGCGCGGATTTCATTCGGTCGCTTTCTGGTCGCATAAAGTTTTGCGGTGGCTGTCACCCTTTTTCATGGCGGCGGCATTGATCGCAAACATCGCGCTTCTTCCCCGCCCGCTTTTCACGGTGTTGATGGCGCTGCAACTGGCTTTCTACGCGCTGGCTGCGGTCGGCATGTTGCGGACCGGACGGAAGATCGTTTTGTTCAGCGCCCCGCACTATTTCGTGACCATCAACCTCGCCCTGCTGCTCGGGTTCTTCCGTTTCATCACCGGCACACAACAAGCAGCGTGGAAACGCACCGCACGGTAG